The Microbacterium sp. LWH7-1.2 genome window below encodes:
- a CDS encoding dipeptide/oligopeptide/nickel ABC transporter permease/ATP-binding protein translates to MTDAARRRYPVPLIAGLIMMSVLVLIAILAPIFLSVAANTITPDTRAQPSAEHWFGTDDLGRDILARSLVATRLTLVMSASATAIAVVAGVLIGALVWLAPRWLRETVLRIIDSTVAFPSIILALVIAAILGPATSSAIIAIGIAGIPGFARITSNMTATVAHRDFVGTARLLGVPGWMLFSRHLLPNIGGPLLVLIASSFALSLLDISSLSFVGLGVQSPDYDWGRLLNEGLPAIYSQPMQVVAPSMMLIFAGVAAMLTGDGLAARIDPWGRQPRVRRSRRAASTSPSTAPMALVEVRDLTVTTSTGRVLVKGVDLEIGPGEILGLVGESGSGKSMTAMSLARLQPESVSVDAGLMRLGDLDLRSDRHRGRLAKEIGLVYQDPGSTFNPALRLGVQLTEVARVHLGQSRRQAADTLVDALRRMRIRKPEERMHQHPFQLSGGMLQRAIIASSLVTNPRLIIADEPTTALDVTVQAEVLRHLKRINKSEGTAILFISHDIAVVEALCDRVIVMRHGEIVERLSAADLTTRRVQHPYTRALLDATPTLARPIPAVSLEVTS, encoded by the coding sequence ATGACTGATGCCGCTCGACGCCGCTACCCGGTTCCACTGATCGCCGGTCTGATCATGATGAGCGTCCTGGTGCTGATCGCCATCCTCGCGCCGATCTTCCTGAGCGTCGCAGCCAACACAATCACTCCCGACACCCGCGCTCAGCCATCCGCCGAGCACTGGTTCGGCACCGACGACCTCGGCCGCGACATCCTGGCCCGATCCCTCGTGGCCACGCGCCTCACCCTGGTGATGTCGGCGTCCGCGACTGCGATCGCCGTGGTCGCCGGTGTGCTCATCGGAGCTCTGGTGTGGCTCGCACCCCGCTGGCTGCGCGAAACGGTGCTGCGCATCATCGACTCGACCGTCGCGTTCCCGTCGATCATCCTCGCACTCGTCATCGCCGCCATCCTCGGCCCGGCGACGTCATCCGCGATCATCGCCATCGGGATCGCCGGCATCCCCGGGTTCGCACGGATCACGTCGAACATGACCGCCACGGTCGCCCACCGGGACTTCGTCGGGACGGCGAGACTGCTCGGCGTGCCCGGCTGGATGCTCTTCAGCCGTCATCTGCTGCCGAACATCGGCGGTCCGCTCCTCGTACTGATCGCCTCCAGCTTCGCGCTGTCGCTGCTCGACATCTCGAGCCTGTCCTTCGTGGGCCTCGGCGTGCAGAGCCCCGACTACGACTGGGGGCGGCTGCTGAACGAGGGGCTGCCCGCGATCTACTCGCAGCCGATGCAGGTCGTCGCACCCTCGATGATGCTGATCTTCGCCGGAGTCGCCGCGATGCTGACCGGCGATGGGCTCGCCGCCCGGATCGATCCCTGGGGGCGCCAGCCGCGGGTGCGCCGCAGCCGGCGTGCGGCGTCGACGAGCCCCTCGACGGCACCCATGGCGCTCGTGGAGGTGCGTGATCTCACCGTCACGACGTCCACGGGTCGCGTGCTCGTCAAGGGCGTGGACCTCGAGATCGGCCCAGGTGAGATCCTCGGCCTCGTGGGCGAGTCGGGCTCCGGAAAGTCGATGACCGCCATGAGCCTGGCGCGGCTCCAGCCCGAGAGCGTGAGCGTCGACGCGGGGCTGATGCGTCTCGGCGACCTCGATCTGCGATCCGACCGGCACCGCGGCCGCCTTGCGAAGGAGATCGGCCTCGTCTATCAGGACCCCGGCTCGACCTTCAACCCGGCACTCCGACTCGGCGTCCAGCTGACGGAGGTGGCGCGCGTGCATCTCGGCCAGTCGCGCAGACAGGCCGCCGACACGCTGGTCGACGCGCTGCGGCGGATGCGCATCCGCAAGCCCGAGGAGCGCATGCATCAACACCCGTTCCAGCTCTCGGGCGGGATGCTCCAGCGGGCGATCATCGCGTCGTCTCTGGTCACCAACCCGCGGCTCATCATCGCCGACGAGCCCACGACCGCCCTCGACGTCACGGTGCAGGCCGAGGTGCTGCGCCACCTCAAGCGGATCAACAAGAGCGAGGGCACGGCCATCCTCTTCATCTCGCATGACATCGCCGTCGTGGAGGCGCTGTGCGACCGAGTCATCGTGATGCGGCACGGCGAGATCGTCGAACGGCTGTCCGCCGCGGATCTCACCACCCGCAGAGTGCAGCATCCCTACACCCGTGCACTCCTTGATGCCACGCCCACTCTCGCCCGTCCGATTCCGGCGGTGTCCCTGGAGGTGACGTCATGA
- a CDS encoding amidase — MTTNSQPIWRNSAREIARLVREGEVSALEVVESHLARIAEVNPRLGALTVVFADRARELAAQLDRRIADGEELGDLAGVPISVKENIDLTWSPTTEGWTFLADALPSEDATIVRRLLEADAIPIGRGNMPETGLRWDTDNELFGRTYNPWDRTRVPGGSSGGDAVAVATGMVALGLGNDYGGSLRLPAYAAGVTALRPSAGRVPAAGPVQPSPLTEQFFSVNGPIARHVDDLNMAFSLMHGADGLDPATASIPHPLGYDGIRKVALTRDPLGWGVDPEVAQALTIAADALSDAGWDVDEVEPPMIEDAAVLWRQLSVTELVGLFRPGARPAPLGAGAMQYFLDNADETAVFGSVGDYADAWGQRLVIAAAWEQFQSEHPVVLGPVSARRMPLIGYDLSGPTATTQLWRDHRLLVTVNFLGLPSVAVPTGLDADGIPSGVQLIAPRNGDHIALAAARDVEAVVETVTPISQPA; from the coding sequence ATGACAACGAACTCACAGCCCATCTGGCGCAACAGCGCCCGTGAGATCGCACGACTCGTCCGCGAGGGCGAGGTGTCGGCGCTCGAGGTGGTCGAGTCGCACCTCGCACGGATCGCCGAAGTCAACCCGCGCCTCGGCGCGCTCACCGTCGTGTTCGCGGATCGAGCCCGCGAACTCGCCGCGCAGCTGGATCGCCGCATCGCGGACGGCGAAGAACTCGGCGACCTGGCGGGCGTGCCCATCTCCGTGAAGGAGAACATCGATCTGACCTGGTCGCCGACGACGGAAGGATGGACGTTCCTCGCGGACGCCCTCCCCTCAGAGGACGCCACCATCGTGCGCCGCCTCCTGGAAGCGGATGCGATCCCGATCGGCCGCGGCAACATGCCCGAGACCGGGTTGCGCTGGGACACCGACAACGAGCTGTTCGGGCGCACCTACAACCCGTGGGACCGCACGCGGGTGCCCGGTGGGTCCAGCGGAGGCGATGCCGTCGCGGTCGCGACGGGCATGGTGGCACTCGGCCTCGGCAACGACTACGGCGGATCGCTGCGCCTGCCGGCGTACGCCGCCGGTGTGACCGCGCTGCGGCCGTCGGCCGGGCGAGTCCCGGCAGCGGGGCCGGTGCAGCCGTCGCCTCTCACCGAGCAGTTCTTCTCCGTCAACGGCCCGATCGCGCGACACGTGGACGATCTCAACATGGCCTTCTCGCTCATGCATGGCGCGGATGGGCTCGATCCTGCCACGGCATCCATCCCTCACCCGCTCGGATACGACGGCATCCGAAAGGTCGCGCTGACGCGCGACCCGCTCGGCTGGGGCGTCGACCCGGAGGTGGCGCAGGCGCTCACGATCGCCGCCGACGCGCTGAGCGACGCGGGGTGGGACGTGGACGAGGTGGAACCTCCCATGATCGAAGACGCCGCGGTGCTGTGGCGTCAGCTGTCGGTCACCGAGCTCGTGGGCTTGTTCCGGCCGGGAGCACGCCCTGCTCCTCTGGGCGCTGGCGCCATGCAGTACTTCCTCGACAACGCCGACGAGACGGCCGTGTTCGGTTCGGTCGGCGACTATGCCGACGCCTGGGGGCAACGGCTCGTCATCGCCGCCGCGTGGGAGCAGTTCCAGTCGGAGCACCCGGTCGTGCTCGGACCGGTCTCCGCTCGCCGGATGCCGTTGATCGGCTACGACCTCTCCGGCCCGACAGCGACGACTCAGCTGTGGCGCGACCATCGGCTGCTCGTCACCGTGAACTTCCTCGGCCTCCCCTCGGTCGCGGTGCCCACCGGACTGGACGCTGACGGCATCCCCTCGGGTGTTCAGCTGATCGCGCCGCGCAACGGTGATCACATCGCCCTGGCTGCGGCGCGCGACGTCGAGGCCGTGGTCGAAACTGTGACGCCGATCTCCCAGCCGGCGTGA
- a CDS encoding ABC transporter permease has product MSGAELTSLADAPALGIRRRFVRSSWGGFAIRRLGGLLLSLALLAILTFLIVPLIPGDPAIAILGPDATPEAIAALRERLNLDSPLWTQFALYAQGLFTFDLGASFRYGTPVTTTIMTKLPYTATIAFGAIAVVIVVAIPLGMSIGVLTRAGRRPALATGFGAVAGFLASFPAYVAATLLIVVFAIGLQILPAGGATAPGAFVMPIAALALGPTFAVARVVRQETFEVLQQDYMRTARGRRIRAARVYLRHALPNLMASTLTLTGLILAGLLGGAVIIETVFSLPGLGLEVVQAIIYRDYPVIQGIVLTIGALAIIINLVIDILLGLIDPRTLGGPSDD; this is encoded by the coding sequence ATGTCCGGCGCAGAACTCACCAGCCTTGCCGACGCACCTGCGCTCGGTATCCGACGACGCTTCGTCCGCAGCTCCTGGGGCGGATTCGCCATCCGACGCCTGGGCGGGCTCCTGCTCTCGTTGGCGCTTCTCGCGATCCTGACGTTCTTGATCGTGCCGCTCATCCCCGGTGACCCTGCGATCGCGATCCTCGGTCCTGATGCCACACCCGAGGCCATCGCCGCCCTCCGGGAGCGGCTCAACCTCGACTCGCCGCTCTGGACGCAGTTCGCACTGTACGCGCAGGGCCTGTTCACCTTCGATCTCGGTGCTAGCTTCCGGTACGGCACCCCGGTCACGACGACGATCATGACGAAGCTCCCCTACACGGCCACCATCGCCTTCGGCGCGATCGCCGTGGTCATCGTCGTCGCGATCCCCCTGGGAATGTCCATCGGGGTCCTGACGCGCGCGGGCCGCCGACCCGCGCTGGCGACCGGCTTCGGGGCCGTCGCGGGCTTCCTCGCGTCGTTCCCCGCCTACGTCGCCGCGACCCTGCTCATCGTCGTGTTCGCCATAGGCCTACAGATCCTGCCCGCGGGCGGCGCGACGGCGCCCGGGGCCTTCGTGATGCCGATCGCCGCGCTCGCACTCGGTCCGACCTTCGCGGTCGCCCGCGTCGTGCGGCAGGAGACATTCGAAGTTCTGCAGCAGGACTACATGAGGACGGCGCGCGGACGTCGCATCCGTGCCGCACGCGTGTATCTTCGGCACGCCCTCCCCAACCTCATGGCGTCGACGCTGACGCTGACAGGGCTCATCCTGGCGGGCCTGCTGGGCGGCGCCGTGATCATCGAGACCGTCTTCAGCCTCCCCGGCCTCGGACTCGAAGTCGTGCAGGCCATCATCTATCGGGACTACCCGGTGATCCAAGGCATCGTGCTGACGATCGGAGCCTTGGCGATCATCATCAACCTCGTGATCGACATCCTGCTCGGCCTGATCGATCCGCGCACTCTGGGAGGGCCGTCCGATGACTGA
- a CDS encoding ABC transporter ATP-binding protein gives MSRADGRLLEVTGLNVTLGHGARATRILHDVDLALTRGSTVALVGESGSGKSTIAKTIIGIHRAQSGSIRFGDVELVGADRRTRRSVRRRIQLIPQNPYSSLDPRRTIGQTLAEAIDPVFARVARHRVQLEAALTAVSLDAEVMSRYPHEFSGGQRQRIAIARALAIDPEVIIADEITSALDVSTQAEILELLTRLRDELGLTMLFISHNLGVVSQLCDEVIVLLNGEVVEAGPVASVFAEPRAEYTRTLIESVPGGAAFDLSGPDDGVQSSTASHQEA, from the coding sequence ATGAGCCGCGCAGATGGGCGCCTTCTGGAAGTGACCGGCCTGAATGTGACGCTCGGCCACGGTGCGCGCGCGACGAGGATCCTCCACGACGTCGACCTGGCGCTGACCCGCGGCTCCACGGTGGCGCTCGTCGGGGAGTCCGGGTCGGGCAAGTCCACGATCGCGAAGACGATCATCGGGATCCACCGGGCCCAGAGCGGCTCCATCCGCTTCGGCGACGTCGAGCTCGTCGGCGCGGACCGTCGGACCCGCAGATCGGTGCGGCGGCGGATCCAGCTCATCCCGCAGAATCCCTACTCGTCGCTCGACCCTCGGCGAACGATCGGACAGACTCTGGCCGAAGCGATCGACCCCGTGTTCGCCCGGGTCGCGCGCCACCGGGTACAGCTCGAAGCGGCCCTCACCGCGGTCTCGCTGGATGCGGAGGTGATGAGCCGGTATCCCCACGAGTTCTCGGGAGGGCAGCGCCAGCGCATCGCGATCGCGCGCGCTCTCGCCATCGACCCCGAGGTGATCATCGCGGACGAGATCACGTCGGCACTCGACGTGTCGACTCAGGCGGAGATCCTCGAGCTTCTCACCCGACTGCGCGACGAACTCGGCCTGACGATGCTGTTCATCTCGCACAATCTCGGCGTCGTCAGTCAGCTCTGCGACGAGGTCATCGTGCTGCTGAACGGCGAGGTCGTCGAAGCGGGGCCCGTGGCATCCGTCTTCGCCGAGCCTCGCGCGGAGTACACCAGAACACTCATCGAATCCGTGCCCGGCGGCGCGGCTTTCGATCTGTCCGGACCCGACGACGGTGTCCAATCTTCCACAGCGAGCCACCAGGAGGCCTGA